The Cucumis melo cultivar AY chromosome 6, USDA_Cmelo_AY_1.0, whole genome shotgun sequence genome includes a region encoding these proteins:
- the LOC103493339 gene encoding uncharacterized protein LOC103493339 — translation MGGRGVIGDKWSSRVLWLCALGSAIGMYMVAQERRLQNRQRMLTESLKDVESGGNVENV, via the exons ATGGGAGGCAGAGGAGTCATTGGCGACAAATGGTCCTCGAGGGTTCTCTGGCTTTGTGCTCTAGGAAGTGCAATCG GTATGTATATGGTTGCTCAAGAAAGACGATTACAGAACAGGCAAAGAATGTTGACTGAGAGTCTTAAAGATGTGGAATCTGGAGGAAATGTTGAAAATGTTTAG